The Scleropages formosus chromosome 11, fSclFor1.1, whole genome shotgun sequence genome window below encodes:
- the LOC108934589 gene encoding proteasome subunit alpha type-1, protein MFRNQYDNDVTVWSPQGRIHQIEYAMEAVKQGSATVGLKSRTHAVLVALKRAQSELAAHQKKILHVDNHVGISIAGLTADARLLCNFMRQECLDSRFVFDRPLPVSRLVSLIGGKTQIPTQRYGRRPYGVGLLIAGYDDMGPHIFQTCPSANYFDCKAMSIGARSQSARTYLERKMDSFLDCSLNELVQHGLRALRETLPAEQDLTTKNVSIGILGKDMEFTIYDDDDVAPFLVGLEERPQRKVAQPAEEAATEKADEPMEH, encoded by the exons ATG TTTCGCAATCAGTACGACAACGATGTTACGGTTTGGAGTCCTCAG GGGCGTATTCATCAAATTGAATATGCCATGGAGGCAGTGAAACAAGGCTCAGCTACAGTGGGCCTGAAGTCTAGGACTCATGCAGTACTTGTGGCACTGAAG AGAGCTCAGTCAGAGTTGGCTGCTCACCAGAAGAAGATCCTTCATGTTGACAACCACGTGGGCATTTCCATTGCAGGTCTCACTGCCGATGCGAGACTTCTCTG CAACTTCATGCGTCAGGAGTGCCTGGACTCAAGGTTTGTGTTTGATCGACCTCTGCCCGTGTCTCGTCTCGTCTCGCTAATTGGAGGCA aaaccCAGATTCCAACACAGAGGTATGGTAGGAGGCCATATGGAGTTGGGCTGCTTATTGCTGGTTAcgat GATATGGGTCCTCACATCTTCCAGACGTGTCCTTCAGCAAACTactttgactgcaaggcaatgTCGATCGGAGCACGTTCCCAGTCTGCACGTACATACCTGGAGCGAAAAATGGACAGTTTCCTGGATT GCAGCCTGAATGAGCTGGTCCAGCATGGTCTTCGTGCTTTGCGAGAGACCCTCCCTGCTGAACAGGACCTGACAACAAAG AATGTGTCCATTGGGATTCTTGGCAAGGATATGGAGTTCACCAtctatgatgatgatgatgtcgcCCCATTCCTTGTCGGCCTTGAAGAGAGGCCTCAGAGAAAG GTTGCTCAGCCAGCAGAAGAGGCAGCTACAGAGAAAGCAGATGAGCCGATGGAGCACTAA